ATTTGATGTTCATTCATGCCTATACTTCAGGCAAAAATGCTACGGTATTGGTTAATGATTCATTGATGCTTCCTTTAACAGCCGGTTTTGGAAATTTTACTTTGTACCAATCACTGGCATCGGGCAATTCCTCGTTTAAAATAAGGGATAATACGCTCGATTCAATCATCGCATCCAATTCCTTTAATTTAAAAAAGAATTCGAACAATACGCTTATGTTGACGAATAAAGATGCAGGATCTGAGTTGCTATTGGTATCAGATGATCTAGAGCTTGCAGATACTTCAAAAAGCTATTTGCGATTGATCAACCTCGTACCCAATGGGAATAACATGAGTTTGAACATTACATCCGGTGCTACGGTGGCTTCAGGGGTCGCTTTTAAAGCTGTATCCACATTCAATCCTATTTCTCCGGGTAAAAC
The genomic region above belongs to Saprospiraceae bacterium and contains:
- a CDS encoding DUF4397 domain-containing protein, translated to MKKTRFLFGLLLLALCFSGFLGCAKDEDDSGGLANLMFIHAYTSGKNATVLVNDSLMLPLTAGFGNFTLYQSLASGNSSFKIRDNTLDSIIASNSFNLKKNSNNTLMLTNKDAGSELLLVSDDLELADTSKSYLRLINLVPNGNNMSLNITSGATVASGVAFKAVSTFNPISPGKTDFTIVAGATVVSNITNFNLLPGKKYSILMTGLVGQTPKASHNIIVNK